From a region of the Candidatus Polarisedimenticolia bacterium genome:
- a CDS encoding CPXCG motif-containing cysteine-rich protein, translating into MERDEDDDIRDIDRGVLSSDPVLDTEAEVSCPCCGERVVIALDPGGGTTQEYVEDCQVCCRPWRVRVRYDETGAAEVSVEEAQ; encoded by the coding sequence TTGGAAAGAGACGAAGACGACGACATCCGGGACATCGATCGTGGTGTCCTCTCATCCGATCCGGTTCTCGATACCGAGGCTGAAGTCTCTTGTCCCTGCTGCGGCGAAAGGGTTGTGATCGCCCTGGATCCTGGCGGCGGTACGACACAGGAGTACGTGGAAGATTGCCAGGTCTGCTGCCGGCCCTGGCGTGTACGGGTCAGGTATGACGAGACTGGAGCCGCGGAGGTTTCGGTCGAAGAGGCGCAGTAG
- a CDS encoding class I SAM-dependent methyltransferase: MIGISKTQRDPIEQALKAATARYAGTPREFRWYARLKYRMDPCYRAIARRVLRDSFTVDLGTGLGMLPVLLAELGEGRRVLGVDWDPGKMRCGLQAARGLPAVELVEGDLHVTPLPVCDVITLVDVLHYYETDRQEALLKRCRAALRPGGRLLIREADVSRQGGARWTRLVETWATRLGWNRGPGVHFRPISELRSSLVKLGFRVDEEEVAGRYHPGNVLLEAVVEPPQNP, translated from the coding sequence TTGATCGGCATTTCGAAGACGCAGCGTGATCCCATCGAGCAGGCGCTCAAGGCTGCAACAGCCCGCTATGCCGGAACTCCCCGCGAATTCCGCTGGTACGCGCGACTGAAGTACCGGATGGATCCATGCTACCGCGCGATTGCCCGGCGTGTTCTCAGGGACTCATTCACCGTGGATCTGGGAACCGGCCTCGGGATGCTGCCGGTGCTGCTCGCGGAGCTCGGCGAGGGCCGCCGCGTGCTCGGAGTCGACTGGGATCCGGGGAAGATGCGGTGCGGGCTTCAGGCGGCCCGTGGTCTCCCGGCCGTGGAACTGGTCGAAGGCGACCTGCATGTTACTCCGCTGCCCGTCTGCGACGTCATCACTTTGGTCGACGTGCTCCACTACTACGAAACCGACAGACAGGAGGCCCTTCTCAAACGGTGCCGGGCGGCGCTCAGGCCGGGGGGTCGGCTGCTGATCCGGGAGGCTGACGTCTCCCGACAGGGCGGCGCGCGCTGGACACGACTGGTCGAGACGTGGGCCACCCGACTGGGGTGGAACCGTGGACCCGGGGTGCATTTCCGGCCCATTTCGGAGCTGCGCTCCTCCCTCGTCAAGCTCGGCTTTCGCGTCGACGAGGAGGAGGTGGCGGGTCGGTACCATCCCGGCAACGTGCTGCTCGAGGCCGTGGTCGAGCCTCCGCAGAATCCGTAG